Within the Bacteroidota bacterium genome, the region TGGACTTCGCTTCTTCTTCTGGTGGTGGCCCTCATCGCGAGCGGGCTTTCCTGCAAGAAAGAGGAAAAGACCCCCGGTCTTTCCGGTCGCTGGGTGGGGATCGTGCAGGGCGTGACGTTGGATGTGACGCTTGTTGAGAGCAAGGGTACCATCACGGGATCCGGCTCTGTACAAGCCCCCGGGGTTTCGATCTCGGTCAGCGTAACGGGGACCTATTCCTTCCCCAATGTGTCCATGACCTTCCGGAGCACGGGGTACGAGGACTTCACCTTCTCCGGAACGCTTTCGGCGGATGGCAATACGCTTGCCGGGGCGCTCAACGGCTCCGGCTTCAACAACGTAGCCATCACGCTGCGGCGCAGCTAGTCAGACCCGCTGATCACGATACGGCTTTTCTTTACCCCAGATAGGCGCGCAGCGCGCGGCTTCGGCTGGCGTGCCGAAGTCGCCGGATGGCTTTCTCTTTGATTTGGCGCACGCGCTCCCGCGTGAGGTTGAAGCGCTCCCCGATCTCTTCTAGGGTAAGGGAGTGCTCGCGTCCGATGCCGAAGTAAAGCCGGATGACCTCGGCTTCCCGCTCAGAGAGCGTACTAAGGGCGCGCTCGATCTCGATTTTGAGGGATTCTTCCATCAAGTGGTGATCGGGCGGAGGCGTCTGTGCGTCCGGCAGCACGTCTAGAAGCTTATTATCCTCCCCTTGGGCGAAGGGCGCATCCATGGAAACGTGCCTGCCGGATATCTTGAGCGTATCGGCGACCTCAGCCACCGATATGTCCAGGTGCTCAGCGAGCTCGGCCGCCGTGGGCTCGCGCTCGAATTCCTGCTCCAGCTCTGAAAAGACCTTGCCGATTTTGTTCAGCGCCCCCACGCGATTTAGCGGCAGGCGCACGATGCGGCTTTGCTCGGCCAGGGCTTGCAGAATAGACTGCCGGATCCACCAGACGGCGTAGGAGATGAACTTAAAGCCGCGTGTCTCATCAAAACGCTTAGCGGCCTTGATGAGGCCTAGGTTCCCCTCGTTGATCAGGTCTCCCAGGGAGAGGCCTTGGTTCTGGTACTGCTTGGCCACGCTTACCACGAAGCGGAGATTGGCCTTGATGAGTTTTTCCAGGGCCTCCTGATCGCCCTGTTTTACGCGTTTGGCCAGCTCCACCTCCTCTTCAGGGGTAAGAAGCGGCACTTTGCCGATCTCGGCTAGGTACCGATCTAGCGACTGGCTCTCCCGATTTGTGATGCTTTTGGTGATTTTCAGTTGTCGCATAGGCACGCGCACACCTCTCCTGCTCTTTGGCCTGGCGTTACACGTCCTAAAAGCGCAACCTGTTCCACGGGCTTAGACCGGAAAGCGGCGGTTATGAGGTCATGAGCGCATGTTCCAGCACCGTAGCAAAGCTCTGGCCTGGTCCATCGTAGGGCACGGCGAAAAAGTCGGCGACCGTGGCGGCCAGATCCGAAAACGTTTGACGCAGACCCAAGTCGCGTCCGATCCCTCGAGCACCGGCCTGGTAGACCAGCAACGGTACCAGCTCTCGGGAGTGATCCGTGCTCGGAGTTGTAGGGTCGTTTCCGTGATCGGCCGTGATGACCAGCACATCGCCGGGGCGCATGGCATTCAGCAGCTCGGGCAACGCCCGATCGAAGGCCTCAAGCGCCTCCCGAAAGCCTCGTGTGTCGTTGCGATGGCCGTAGAGCTGATCGAAATCGACGAGGTTGGTCATGATGAAAGCCGGGCCAAGTTCGGCACGCAAGGCTTGCCGGGTCTGCGCAAGGCCCTCGGCGTTGGAGGCGGTCTTCTGCAGCCGATCGAATCCCACTTCAGCGTATAAGTCCCCGATTTTGCCGATCCCGATGGTTCGGATGCCGGCTTGCTGCAGGCGCTCCATGACAGTCGGCTTGGGAGGGCGGAGGGCGAAGTCTTTTCGGTAGGCGCTCAGCCGCGTATACGCCCCCGAAGAGCCCGCAAAGGGGCGCACGATTACGCGTCCAACGGCGTCTTCACCCACGCAGACCTCCTCGCGGGCGATCTGCCCGTAGCGATACTGCACCTCAAGCGGGATCACGTCCACGTGAGCGGCGATCTGAAAGACGCTATCAGCCGACGTGTATACGATGGGCCAGCCCGTGCGCAGGTGCGCATCGCCGAGTTCTTGGAGGATCGCCGTTCCGGAGGCGACCTTGTTGCCGAGCACCCCTTCGCACCCCGTGCGGGCTCGAAAGCGGACGAGCAGCTCTTCGGGAAATCCGCGCGGATATGTCGGAAAGGGGCGCTCCAACCATACTCCAGCCAGCTCCCAATGGCCTGTGGTGGAATCTTTCCCGGCTGAGACCTCCCGCATGCGGCCATAATGGGCCCGGGGCGCTCCGGCAGGTGGTATACCCTCTAGCGGGGTGATGTTGCCCAACCCCAGACGGGTCAGGTTGGGCAGCGAGAGCCGCTCAACGCGGGCCAGATTGCCAAGGGTATGGCTTCCCTCATCGCCATAGGCAGCCGCATCGGGAGCCTGTCCGATGCCCACGCCGTCTAAAACGAGCACCACAAAGCGATGGGTGCGTGTCACGATGCTCAATCCGCCCACTGCACCCGGTTTCCCCCCGTGGCCTGGGCTGCGTCCAGCGCCGCTCGAGCCCGGACGAAAAGCTGCTCTGCTCCCATCCCTTCTTGAGCTGGGGCGAGGCCGATGCTTAAGGTAAAGCCCTGATCCCGGATGTCCCCTCCTGCCTGCTGCAGCTTATGGAGCAGTTGTCGCGCCCACAAGGCAACCTCTCCGAGCTCGGGGGCGGTCCAAACGGCGCCGAGCTCGTATTCGCCCATCCAACCCCAGGCCAGGGCGGGTAGGCCTTCACCGCCTACCGTACGCGCCAGCTGATGCATCAGCGCGCTAAGTTCGTTTCGGGAGCGGTGCACGCGCAGAGCCTCCAGCTCATCGGGCCGAAGCAGCAGCACCCCTCTTGGGGAGTCCGCAACGTTGAGTTGGGCTCGGGCGATAGCCAAGAGCGCCTCGCGCGTAAAGAGCTTCGTGGAGGGATCCATTTCCTTTGCCAGCAGCCCCCGATCGCGCTCCCCGCCTCGCCTTGCGACGGCGAGCATGAGGCCTGCGGTATGAGCCAGTTCCTCGAGCAGAAAGCGTCGTACGGGGATGAAATACTCCGGAAGTGGGTGGTAGGCTGCCAGCGCCCCCCAGATGCGGCCTGCCAGCATAAGGGGAGCGGCGAAGAGGCTGCCGGTTCGCACGGGGGGCTCTTGACGTCGCAATAGCAAACCGCCAAACTGCGCCAAATCGGGCTCGTAGCGGCTTTTGCCCTTCTTCAGAACCTCACCCAGCAGAGAAGCGGGGCTGATCTCCAGGCCAAGTGGCCACAGGGGGCGTTCGGCTCGGTGGCGCACTAGGTACGCCCCTGCATCTTGCACCGCCAACAAAACCGCTGCGCAGCCGGTTAGGTCTTGCGCCGCGCGCAGCAGCTCCTCCCAGAGCGCGTGTGTTTCTGTGCAGGCTATCAAGGCCCGTTGGGCGTTCTGCAGGGCACCCCAAGCCTTCTCTTGGTGCTTCAGCTCGAAGTAATCGCTATAGACCTGTAATAAGCTGCGGAGTACCTCCTGGTTGTGAGCCAAGAATCGGCTCTGAATCGGGCCCAGGGTCAAGCGCTGTCGGCTATCGAGCACAAGTAGGGCCACGGGCTCGGGTTTATCAAAAAGCACCGGTAGCAAGAGCACGCTGCGAATGCCCTCGGAGTGGGAGGTCGAGGGTACATAATAGTACAGGGCGGCTTCATCGAGTTCCTGGCTCACCTGTAACACCTGGGCTTGGCTTTTATGGCGGTAGCGGTCCAGAAAGACGCTCGACCAGGAGACGCGCTCACCGAGCATAAAATGCCGACTAGCCGTCACATAGGCCTCGAGCACAAACTGCTCTTTAGCTGGGTTAATCCAGTACAGAAGCGCCGAGTGCCCCTGGAAGAACTCCAGCAGCATCTCAAGCCACCCCCCCAGTAAGCGGGCAAACGGCCCCAGTTCGGGGTCGGTGTGGCGAAACCAGCTCGTGCGCGGATCCGCCGATTCGGCGCGAACCGCCGGACTCTGAAAGGACTCCGTCGCAGGCATGCTGGATGGGGGTCGCTCCGAAGACGCCGGCTCTTGCGATCCAGGATTTTCCTGCGAGGGTTCGACTTCAGACTTCTCTACGGGCCTGGAGACGGGCTTAGGAGGCAACAGAATGTCTTCGTCTAAGGTCTGCGTGCGCGACACTACGCTCGCGGCTACCCGAGGGGTGCTAAGGGCGCGCTCAATACGACGCTGTCGAAAATGCGCCCACCACAGGCTGGCCGCCAGCATGGTCGTGACCCCCCCGATTACCCAAAACCAGAAAAACGAGTACGCAACCGCCAGGATGAGCGTAACTAGGGCTAGGAGGGTGAAGAAGAGGCGGTTCATTTGATTTGAAGTTCAAACTGCGCACTTTGATAATCTACCTCCCGATTTGGACGAAAGTCAAGAAATATGCACTCATCTGCGGATCCAGGTTCACCGAGCGACAGTAAACTTGCGGGTCTGCGTAAATGGCCCGCTCAGAAGCTGACAGAAATACGCGCCGGCGGGCAGCCGAACCACGGACAGCCGCAGCTCTTGCCAACCGGGGGGAACCGCCCCGTCAAGGGGGCGCATAAGCTCCCGACCCGTAACGTCGAAAAGCCGCAGCACGACGTGGCCCCCCAGCGTATGGAAGCGGATCACCAGCTCCTGATCGGCCGGGTTGGGCCAGGGGGGATCAAGCCGAAAGCCCTGAATCTGCTCCGGATCCTCAACGCCAGTAGCCGCGCCGGTCAGCAGGGGCAAAGCCTCAAAACGCCCCAGGAGGATTCGCTCCAGTAACTCGGGCCTAAGCCCGAACCAGTCGCCTAGCAGGGTGCTATAGACCTGCCGAAAGTCGATATGATAGAATAGGTTCCCTGTGTTATCCAGTCTGCGCAGATCCGGACGTGGCCCCAGAATGCCTCCGCGCACAGGGCGGCCCACCAGAAACATCGGGGCGGCTGTGCCGTGATCGGTGCCGGCGCTGCCGTTCTCGCGCGGCCTGCGACCGAACTCCGAAAACGTCATAAGCAGCACGCGATCAGCCAGCCCCAAGGCGCGAAGATCCTCGTAGAAAGCCCGGATGGCTGCGGCCAGGGTGCGCAGAAGCCCGGTGTGCGTGTTGGCCTGAGCGGCGTGTGTATCGTATCCCCCCTGCTGGACTAAATACAGACGCGTGCCGAGGCCTCCGGCGATGAGCCGGGCTACGATCGCCAGCGATCGGGCCAAGGCGCTGGAGTCATAGCTGGAGCGGTTTTGGGCTCGATCGGCGGCGCGTTTGATCACGCTTGCGTACTGATAGGTGCCCGCATAGAGGGTGTACAAAAACTCCAGCTCTCTTCCAGCAGGGGTATCGGGCGTTGCGGGGCGGACGATTGAGCCCTCCCCGACAATCTGGTAGAACTCATCTGGACTGGAGAGAGAAGTCACCATCTCGCCGTTTGGCCCATGAAAGGCCAACGAAGCCCCGGCCCCGATCTGGATGGCCAAGGGCTCCGAGGGCAACACCTGGGGGAAATCGGGATACTCCTGGCCCAGATACCGACCTAGCCAGCCCGTCTGCAGAACCGTGTTGCCGTCGGATCCCGTTAGCCAAATGTCCGTGCTGCGAAAGTGCGACAGGTTGGGATTGGGGTAGCCCACAGACTGCACTATGGCCAGGTCTCCTTCGTCCCAGATGGCCCGCAGCGGTTCCAGGGCCGAATGAAAGCCCAAGCCAGAGCCTAGGGGCAGGACTTGATTGCGCCGTATCGCCAGCGTAGGGCGCATTTGGTAGTATAGATCGTCCTCATAGGGCACGATCGTATTGAGCCCGTCGTTGCCCCCATTGAGCTGCACCAGCACGAGCACCCGGTCTGTGTCCAACAGGCCCAAAGCGGCCAGCAGCGGATGATATCGGAACGCGAATACGGGGAGATCACCGAAGGCGATGGGCAGCGCGATAGCCCCTGCGCCGGCTTTTCGAAGAAACGTGCGTCGATCCATGGAAGACCCCCTTCTAGGTGAGCTGGTATTCGGGTTGACGCAGCAGATACTTCACCAGGCCCTGAAGGCGCAATTCAGCGCCTGGCTTATCAAGCCCCCACTCATAGGCGGGGATCCCCTGCAAGAGTACCTCCAGAAGCATTCTCAATCGATCTACGGAAGGAGCTAGACCCCAGAGCCAGCCGACCAGTTCACGCACCAGCGTTTCGGCATCCTGGGGTTGGCTGATCTGGGTTCGAACCAGCCGCAACAGGTCAGCCCGGGCCGACAGGCGCGTCCCTCGCAGCGTGCGGCCGTCGATGAGGCCATCTGTGGCGCGCCAGCGAATCGGCAGCGTCGTGGTGCTGATCCAGGAGCGGTATCCCGGCCATCCGGCCACGTCGGGCGGATCGAGCAGATCTTGTCCGGCCTGCCGACAGGCATCATAAAGAAAGGCTTCAACGCCTGCGGGCAGCTCAAGAGCGCGCGCCGCCCCGACTATGGCCTCCACGGGGCTTTTGATCTGCGCCCCCATGACGGCCTCCTCGAAGAAATGGGCGCTGCTTAAGAGCGCGCGCAGCACAGGCCGCAGCTCGTACTGGTGCGCTCGCATGATCTGGGCTAGGCCCTCGACGATGTCCTCGTTGGGGGTCACGTAGACGAAGTGCCGATAGAGCTTTCGGCAGAGAAAGCGCGCCGTAACGGGCTGTTCGAAGATGATCTCCACGATATCGTCGGCCGTCCACGGTCCGGTCCGGCCCAAGAAGGTCTTCGTGCCCGCATCAAATCGCTGGGGGTTCAGACGACCCTCAAGCCCATCGATATACCAGCCTGTAAAGGCGCGCGCGGCCTCTACGACGTCCTGCTCCGTGTAGTGGCCTATGCCCATGGTGAAAAGCTCCAAGAGCTCGCGCGCGTAGTTCTCGTTGGGGTTGCCCGCCCGGCTCTGAACGCCATCCAGGTATATGAGCATAGCCGGGGTCTTGCCCACGGCCTTGGTGAGTTCCTTGACATTGCCCAGCGCCTGCCGCCGAAATAGATCCAACAGCCCATATAGGTAGTGCGGGATCTGCACCTTGGAAGCCTCGACGACGAAGTGGTTGGCCCAAAACAACACCATGCGCTCTCGGATGTTCAGCCCCTGCTGGCGCATCTGGGTGATCCACCAGGCGCGCAATTCGCCAAGCCAGGTGCGCCATTGAGCCTGAATGGCCTGGACCTCTTGCTGGCTCAGCCCCCGAAGGCTCTGCGGGGGCTCAAGAGCCCACGATCCCGGGGGGTTGGGCATAGGCGAGGGCGCTAACAGGGCGTCCACAAGGGCCGTGATGCCATGTGTGCGCCCGTACTCGTAGGCCCATAGGATTTCGGAACGTCGGGGACCTATCCCGACGCGACGCAACAGGTGGGCCGCCCGTTCCCAATTCCAAGGCCGGCTAGAATCGGGGACATAGGGCTCAAGCCCCCCTGCGGTCTGCAGCGGAGCCGGGGGCTCCCAGGTCACCAAGGCGGCCCGAACCTTCGGATCTTCGGCGACGCGCTCCGCAGGCTCCTGCATTGAAGCGGCAAGCAACGCTTCCGGCGTGGGCATACACAACACCTCCTCCTCCAGGGGAGCACGCGCATTAGGCGACAAAGAGGGCTTCGCGGTTTAATAGCCCCCTTCAGAGAGGCCTCACGGTTCAGCCCAGCGCAAGGTGATGGCGCCTAGAGAAGCTTCGATTTCAAGACGCAGCATCCCTCTAGCCCGTTCGGGGGCGTGTATCCAGATCGAGCCCTGTTGAACGAATCCGGGGGGAAGATGCAAGCGTTGCAGAAAATGAGGCGAGGTCCGCAGTTCAACACGCCGATCCCGGGGAAGCTGAAGCGTCAGGCTCCCCATGCCCGCCTGAATGCGCAGTTCGACCTCCTCCGGCAAGGCCCCGGACAGATCCAACTCCAGGCTTCCCATCCCCACCTCCACGCGATACCGACGGGCCCGTGCGTTGCCCAGGGCGTGCCCCTTCAGATCCGATACCCCCAAGCGCAGGGACACTAGGTCGCACTCCATGGGATTGGGCTCGGAAAACCGCAGCACAAGGGCGCTCGCGCCGGACTCTATTTGCAGGTTTTTGATCGCTAGCCCCCCTAGCTCCAGGTTCGCTTGGGCTGCGGCCAAGGATAGCTCCAGATCCGTAGGCAACCCTCTTGGCAGGCTCAGACGCCACGTCGCCTTTGCGGGACGCAACAGATCGCGCAGGCCCAGGTGGATACCCTCACGCCCACGTTCGTCCTCAAGTCCCACCCAAAGCTTGCCCACCCCGTCGACAAGGCGGTACTGCACGCGGGGCTGCAGCGAAAGGTGCTCCAACAGCACGTCGCCCGAGAAGACCTCTTGTCCCGAGCCGGGGGCGATCCAGACCCGTCCCAGGGCGATCTCCAGACGCGCCTCAAGGGCGCGCTCCGATCCGCGGGGGATGCGCTCCCCAAAGCGCCGCGGAGGCTGCGCCTTGAGTTCAACGGCAAGCCCCCAACTTAGGCTCAAGCTCGCCAGAAGAATCGCTGCGCGACGCACATACGCTCTTACGTGCACCGGCAAGACCAAGTTGCGGGCTACGGGAAGAGTTGGTCCCAATGGGCGCGCAGGTACCGATACAACAACTCCCGGGCTCGAAAGATATGCGCCTTGACCGTCCCCAGGGGCAGCTCCAGCTGACGGGCGATCTCCTCGTAAGAGAGCTCCTGCTGATGGCGCATAATGATGACCTGCCGGTACTTCGGAGGAAGCCGTTCGATGGCCTCTTGAATGATGCGGCGTCGCTCCTCCTCCCATAGCACCCGGTCTGGCCGGTGATCGGGATCCGCGAACTCCAGCTCGCGCTCCCCGTTTGGGTCCGAACCCTGAAGGGAGCTCAAAGGAAGCTTTTTGCGGCGCAGGTAATCGATGGCGTGATTGGTGGCGATGCGGTATAGCCACGTAGAGAAGGCGAAGTTCTGTCGAAAAGCGCTCAGGGACTGGAAGGCTTTGATGAAGACCTCCTGCACCAGGTCTTCGAGCTCCGCGCGATCGCGCACCAGCCTATAGATATGATGGGCAATCGCCCCCCGGTATTTGCGCATCAACTGCTCGTAGGCCTCCTGATGGCCTGCGAGCGCTTCAGTGATCCAACGTTCATCCTCAAGCCGAGAAGAGGAGGGCTGCTGTTCTTCGTGCACGACCACCCCAAGGCGAGCCCGACGTTGCGGTCGGGAAAACTTCAGAGCCTCTTCAACAACTGCCGCGCGATCACCAGGCGCTGGATCTCGCTTGTGCCCTCTCCGATCGTGCAAAGCTTCGCATCGCGGTAATGTTTTTCGACGGGAAAGTCCTTTACGTACCCGTAGCCACCCAAGATCTGCACGGCCTCATTGGCCACACGTACGGCCACCTCGCTGGCATATAATTTAGCCATGGAGGACTCTAACGTGGTCTTATGGCCGCGATCTTTAAGAGCGGCCGCTTTCATCGTAAGCAGCCAGGCGGCTTCGATCTCCGTGGCCATGTCGGCCAGCTTAAACTGAATGGCTTGAAACTCATAAAGGGGCCTTCCGAACTGGCGACGCTGCAGGGCGTAGCGGAAAGCGGCCTCGAAGGCCCCCTGCGCGATCCCGAGCGAGAGGGCAGCGATCGAGATGCGCCCTCCATCCAAGACCTCCATGGCCTGCCGAAAGCCCTCGCCCACGGGGCCTATGCGCTGGGCATCCGGGATGCGACAGTTGTCAAACAACAGCTCCCCTGTTTCGGAGGAGCGCATGCCGAGCTTGTCCTCCTTTTTGCCCGCTCGGAAGCCGGGCGTACCCTTTTCGACGATGAAAGCCGTGATTCCGCCCTCCTCTCCCTGAGGGCCGCCGGTTGCACGCGCCATCACCACAGACACTTGTCCGACGTGCGCGTGCGTGATGAAGGTCTTGGAGCCGTTGAGCACCCAGGCCTCGCCATCCCAGAGGGCTGTGGTGCGCAGGGCGGCCGCATCGGAGCCGGAGTTGGGTTCGGTAAGCCCCCAAGCACCAAGCCACTGACCAGAGGCCAACTTGGGCAGGTAGCGCCGTTTCTGCTCCTCGGAGCCAAATTGCAGAATGTGCCCCGTGCACAGGGAGTTGTGCGCGGCCATCGAGAGCGCAACCGATCCGTCGATCCGGGCTAGCTCCAGGATAGCCACTACGTATTCGTGGTAGCTCAGCCCCGCTCCGCCGTATTCAGTCGGCACAAGCACGCCCAGTAGGCCCAGCTCGCCCAGCTCTTGAAACAGCTCATGGGGGAAGCGCTGCGTCTCGTCATAGGTGCGGATCATGGGGCGCACGCGCTCTTCGGCGAAGCGGCGCACCATGTCCCGAATCATACGCTGGTTCTCTGTCAGCTCCAGCTGCAGTCCCGTTGTGGCTAGCTCCAGTTGTGTCATCTCGTCACTCCCACCTCAAAAGCTCACAAGTGACGTTACCCTGTAGCCCGACAGCCGCTCGCGGCCGCGTAGATCAGCGAGCTCCACCAAAAAGCAGCAGCCCACCACATACCCTCCCATCTTTTCCACTAACGCCACCGTGGCGGCGGCCGTTCCGCCCGTAGCGATCACATCGTCGTGCACCAGCACCCGCTCCCCTGGCAGGATGGCGTCAGCATGGATTTCTATGGCATCCGTGCCATATTCCAAGGCGTACTCGACCGCAACGGTCTCAGCGGGCAGCTTGCCTCGCTTTCGGGCCATCACGAATCCGGCTCCAAAGCGATAAGCCAAAACAGAGCCGTAAACAAAACCGCGCGATTCGATGGAGACCACCTTATCGACGCGTTCGGATTGCCAGAGTTCGTACAGGGCGTCGGCTACGGCCCGAAACAGGGGCCCTTGTTTTAGCACGGTCGTGATGTCCTTGAACTGAATCCCCGGCTTAGGGAAGTCGGGGACGTTGCGGATCTCCGCCCGCAGCTGTTCGGCAAGGGTCATATGGGGTACCTCCCGGGTCAAAACCAGAATCGCAAGCCCAGATTCAAGCCGGCCCTTGGGAAGCCCGCCCGATACAGGTCGTATTCCGCAACAAACTCGGCCGTAGGCGAAACGGGTACAGATAGGCCCGCATACAGCCACAGCGGCACACGGTTGGCCGTCTCCAGTAGCTCCACGTTCGCCTCTAGACCGGCCCACAGCCAAAGGGGGCGCAGGTTCGCCTGGGCGCGTAAAAAGGCCTCCAAGGCCGGACGTTCGTAATAGTGCGCCCCGCCCCCTGCGCTCAGCGCTCCGCGCGCGCCTTCGAGCAAGCGCACCTTGGCTTGCGCGCCCACGTACGGATTTCCGCCTGTGGGCATACCCCAACGCACTCCCAGCTCCAGCCCCTGAGCTAGCCCCAGATCGGCGCGCAGAAAAAGCCACAGGCGCAGCTTCTGGAGCTGAAGCCGGCTTACGCTAGTCAGCGTAGCTTGCCCTGTGGGTAGCACAGCCGCCGGGCCGTGCACGTCGGCCTGCGCTTGCATGGCGCTTAAAAGTGCTACGCAAAACAGCCCAAATCGCAACCCGCCTCCCATAGCGACCGCAAGGTACGGCGCGCCCGCAGGCGCCGTCAAACCTGGTCTTTAGGGCCAGCCCTCAAGTTCGGCCGCCACCTCGGCCAGGCTCCCGACGAAGGCCCCGTGCGCTATTGCCCACAGGGTGCTCCGCTCGAAAACCTCTCCCCATCCGGGATAGTCCAACGGGTCGTAGAGCACGTTGTGCCATAGGCTTACGGCCACGCCGCCCGCGGAGCGCGTGATCTCATAGAGGCGCAAGGTCGACTCCAGGGCCTCTTGCGCGGACAGCTTGCGGTAGTCGAAGAGCGTGCTGTCCATTAGGAGCAGAGGGAACTCCCAGAGGGGCAAGATGCGGTTTGCGGGCACGTCGAAGATCCGAAACGGGGTGGCGCAGGCCCGGCGAAAGCCCTCCCGCTCGGCAAATCCCAACGTCGCATCCCAGGCGAAGCCCAGAGCGACCTGAATGCGAAACGTTTCCGGCAGCGCAAGGCGCAGAAAATGCTGCCGCACCGCGCGCAGCTCGGCCCGAGGCTCGCTCCGCTGCAGGAGGCGCAGCAGCCGATCGCGTTCCTGGCGCATGTAATCGGCCCGGTCGTGGGCACGGTAGCTGGGATGCAGGCCTACCTCGAAACCCTCCCGCAATAGACCGGCTATGAGGCCTTTGAGGTATCTAGAGCGGTGCGAATAGCCGACATCCCGCTTGTCGCGGGCGCCCGTTTTAAAAAAATACGTCGCCCGAACCCCCCAAGAGCGCTCCAGCGCCCATATGCGCTCTAAAGATTCCCGCATCACATCGCCGGCCCGCAGCCAATCGCGCAAAAACGCCCTTAAGCGCCCTATGCGGTCTGACCATCGCAGTCGGCGCCGGTTCTGCAGGAAATGCCAGATCAGCTCCCTGTAGATCATTCCGGGGCGCCATTTGCGCAAGTAGTCGATATCGTGGCTGAGCACAAGGGCCCATCCGCACCCCCGCCAACGAAGGCCCGGCGCAGAGAGACCAACCGAGTCAAGCCAGCTTCCCAGAAGCCGAGCGTATTCGTTGACCAGGGGGCGCTCGACCCATCCCATGCGGGCCTGCAAACTGGCCCGGTACGGAAAGCGGCCGTGCTGATCACGCTCCGGGCTTGCGTACTCCTGCCATCCGGAGACCCAGAAGAAGGCCGAAGCGATGAGATCCAACTCCGTATACCAGACCTCGCCCGCAAGCCGCGCCACAGGAAGGCCGAAGAGGACCGGAACGCGCTCCCAGTAGCAGAGCCACTCCGTCGGATAAGGCGCAAGGCGTTCAAAGTAGGCCCACGTCTCAGGCCGAGCTCGGATGCAGAGCCCAGCCTCCCAGTCCGGCTCCTCTGGACCGTAATAGAGCCCGCGTCGGCCCTGATCAGGGCGGGCGCGCACGGGGCGAAGGCCTAAGGGCAAGAGCAGGGCCTCTAGGCCCAGCAACGCCTTGGGCTCGAAGGCAGCCGGCACGTCCAAATGCACGGGCAAGCTCGCCCAGGTAGTGGGCATCAGAGCA harbors:
- a CDS encoding polysaccharide deacetylase family protein, yielding MPTTWASLPVHLDVPAAFEPKALLGLEALLLPLGLRPVRARPDQGRRGLYYGPEEPDWEAGLCIRARPETWAYFERLAPYPTEWLCYWERVPVLFGLPVARLAGEVWYTELDLIASAFFWVSGWQEYASPERDQHGRFPYRASLQARMGWVERPLVNEYARLLGSWLDSVGLSAPGLRWRGCGWALVLSHDIDYLRKWRPGMIYRELIWHFLQNRRRLRWSDRIGRLRAFLRDWLRAGDVMRESLERIWALERSWGVRATYFFKTGARDKRDVGYSHRSRYLKGLIAGLLREGFEVGLHPSYRAHDRADYMRQERDRLLRLLQRSEPRAELRAVRQHFLRLALPETFRIQVALGFAWDATLGFAEREGFRRACATPFRIFDVPANRILPLWEFPLLLMDSTLFDYRKLSAQEALESTLRLYEITRSAGGVAVSLWHNVLYDPLDYPGWGEVFERSTLWAIAHGAFVGSLAEVAAELEGWP
- a CDS encoding acyl-CoA dehydrogenase family protein, which codes for MQLELTENQRMIRDMVRRFAEERVRPMIRTYDETQRFPHELFQELGELGLLGVLVPTEYGGAGLSYHEYVVAILELARIDGSVALSMAAHNSLCTGHILQFGSEEQKRRYLPKLASGQWLGAWGLTEPNSGSDAAALRTTALWDGEAWVLNGSKTFITHAHVGQVSVVMARATGGPQGEEGGITAFIVEKGTPGFRAGKKEDKLGMRSSETGELLFDNCRIPDAQRIGPVGEGFRQAMEVLDGGRISIAALSLGIAQGAFEAAFRYALQRRQFGRPLYEFQAIQFKLADMATEIEAAWLLTMKAAALKDRGHKTTLESSMAKLYASEVAVRVANEAVQILGGYGYVKDFPVEKHYRDAKLCTIGEGTSEIQRLVIARQLLKRL
- a CDS encoding adenine phosphoribosyltransferase, encoding MTLAEQLRAEIRNVPDFPKPGIQFKDITTVLKQGPLFRAVADALYELWQSERVDKVVSIESRGFVYGSVLAYRFGAGFVMARKRGKLPAETVAVEYALEYGTDAIEIHADAILPGERVLVHDDVIATGGTAAATVALVEKMGGYVVGCCFLVELADLRGRERLSGYRVTSLVSF